The genomic interval agatgactaGATATCAATAAGGaattgaagaaaataaaaagagcgGAAGTGCAAAAGCTATGAAATGTTTGTATCCATTTGCTATTTTCGCTAGCTGCCGCAAACAAGTGATCTGTTAATATATAATGAGGGCATACATTGTTGGGTAATtccaattgttttttaattttatatatagctatGGGGTGGAACCGAAGGATTTGCGATAGCTATAAAATTATAGATACTTGATTTTTATGTACTAGCTCTTTAAAACAGGCTTTCTTGAAACCTTAGAAGATTTCGAcgttcatatacatatatatatatatatatacatatataggtCTTACAGGTTCTCAGATCGAAGCATTCGTACATGGGGACAGCCAGAAATGGTTAGATCGATCCTTATGCCTGttgcatttgcacaaaaccattatacaaatgtacatttgtattttgaatATCTCCAATAAACTTcggtaaatgtaaatgttgttattttgttgatGCGGCTGTctaaaacgaaaataaatttgatttatattattaacattttacattttgaaGAATTATATATGTTACCAAAACtgcatttttaacatttagtCACATGtcgtttttttattcttttgatTAGGTGATCGTTTTTGAATTAATGGAAATTCCAATCAATAATCGCCAATCTAAGAAGGTTTTAATGCTAATTATGTAGATTTGGGCTCCGAGAGGGGATATTATCGCACACTCCCAAAGCCGTAGCGAATTTCGTTTTCAAATTGTTCCGCCTTCAGCGTGCCGTCTATACTTTcacaatttttgttaaaaatactGTAGGCACTTATTTCATTGGATTTCTTTGGGCCAGTTCTTGTGTTGAAATATATTCCAAATAATGCAGATAACATTAAAAAGACCATCCCAAACTTTAGCTCAATTGCTATCACGTACAATGTAACccaaaacagaaaatatacaGTCCAAAGTGTGTATTTCAAACATTTACTCTCGTTGCCGACGTTCGTGTTCAGGTTTTCCTCTGACAATTGATCATCCTCACTTGATGAGACGTATTCATCAATCGTTTCATTGACTTTAGAAGATTCAGCATACACGGTTTTGATTGGCTAAAAACGGAAGAGGTAAAACTAAATTGTTATCGtttaaacatatgtatatgcatacatatgaatgtcAAATGCCACATATTATACCTTAATGTCGATAGATGTTTGACATTTTCCCTGAACTTGGTCTTCACCCGTGCCTAGCATccaaaattttttaattttcgatttaaagttatttaataattctcttttttgcttttgttttcggTATTTTATCAATTGCT from Drosophila virilis strain 15010-1051.87 chromosome 2, Dvir_AGI_RSII-ME, whole genome shotgun sequence carries:
- the Saysd1 gene encoding uncharacterized protein Saysd1; the encoded protein is MADFQEQLIKYRKQKQKRELLNNFKSKIKKFWMLGTGEDQVQGKCQTSIDIKPIKTVYAESSKVNETIDEYVSSSEDDQLSEENLNTNVGNESKCLKYTLWTVYFLFWVTLYVIAIELKFGMVFLMLSALFGIYFNTRTGPKKSNEISAYSIFNKNCESIDGTLKAEQFENEIRYGFGSVR